A single region of the Brachypodium distachyon strain Bd21 chromosome 3, Brachypodium_distachyon_v3.0, whole genome shotgun sequence genome encodes:
- the LOC100828103 gene encoding BTB/POZ and MATH domain-containing protein 1, whose product MGKRKRPKMTECVPLTAMAASGFLKFKVDYEKNKDLPPGDGIPSDIVSAGGHIWRIECYPRGIGSSVLATSFFFFTGTTAHRGQPTNRTGVGDLSVFLKHMGKSREVQGIFKAFLLDKNGVLSTTATRRMDVFRLAACGNYGWCSFVTRTVLEKDYVVAGHITFVCAILVVTERPIPVPPSDIGIHLGGMLDRSEGTDVSFNIDGETFPAHRAVLGARSLVFRAELFGSMAEAQMASIKLHDIAAATFKIMLRFMYTDALPGEDELGDSPIEMLQDLLAVADRYALDRLKLMCAQKLWDNLSVDTVATTLVCAETCNCPELKNMCFDFFALEKNFKEAVFTDGFALLLQKFLGITAELKIRLRLRANYHGEIHLHVYSAAVPRMVV is encoded by the exons A TGGGGAAGCGGAAGCGACCTAAGATGACTGAATGCGTGCCGCTGACCGCCATGGCGGCTTCCGGTTTCCTCAAGTTCAAGGTAGACTACGAGAAGAACAAGGACCTGCCCCCGGGAGATGGCATCCCCTCGGACATAGTCTCCGCCGGCGGGCACATCTGGAGGATCGAGTGTTATCCTCGTGGGATAGGATCCTCTGTGTTGGcgacctctttttttttttttaccggaaCTACGGCGCACCGAGGCCAGCCTACA AATCGCACGGGTGTTGGCGACCTCTCAGTCTTCCTGAAGCACATGGGCAAATCCAGGGAGGTTCAGGGCATCTTCAAGGCCTTCTTGTTGGACAAGAACGGCGTCCTGTCCACCACGGCCACAAGGAGGATGGATGTGTTCAGACTCGCGGCGTGCGGCAACTACGGATGGTGTTCTTTCGTGACCCGGACAGTTTTGGAGAAAGATTATGTGGTAGCTGGACACATCACTTTTGTGTGCGCCATCTTGGTGGTAACTGAAAGACCTATTCCTGTGCCGCCTTCGGACATTGGCATCCATCTCGGCGGCATGCTGGATCGCAGCGAGGGGACTGATGTGTCATTCAACATCGATGGAGAGACATTCCCCGCGCATCGTGCGGTGCTGGGTGCTCGCTCGCTGGTCTTCAGAGCGGAGCTCTTCGGTTCCATGGCCGAGGCCCAAATGGCATCCATCAAGCTGCACGACATCGCGGCTGCTACATTTAAAATTATGCTTCGGTTCATGTACACAGATGCCTTGCCCGGAGAAGACGAGCTTGGGGACTCGCCAATTGAGATGCTTCAGGATCTGCTTGCTGTGGCCGATCGGTATGCATTGGACCGGCTGAAGCTGATGTGTGCCCAAAAGTTATGGGATAATCTGTCGGTCGATACAGTTGCAACCACCCTAGTTTGTGCGGAAACATGCAACTGTCCGGAGTTGAAGAATATGTGCTTTGACTTCTTTGCGCTGGAGAAAAATTTCAAGGAGGCTGTTTTCACCGATGGTTTTGCATTGTTGCTGCAGAAATTCCTAGGGATTACTGCTGAGCTGAAAATAAGGTTAAGACTAAGAGCAAATTATCATGGTGAAATCCATCTACATGTGTACAGTGCAGCTGTTCCCAGGATGGTGGTCTAA
- the LOC100828405 gene encoding BTB/POZ and MATH domain-containing protein 1 codes for MCDSCFLPFKLHYAEMKKLATGDFVQSDVISAGGHLWSIRCYPRGKGEMDDDDSDSDDEDEVAADYLAIYLRHMTNARGIKVIFEAFVMDKNGEPSTSHARRVVHFFSSKVSKSLGWSRFLKRRNLESRYVVDGWVTIVCGVIVVPDGDHLTVPPSDIGSQLGRLLDCADDGSDVSFIVDRTTFAAHRAVLAARSPVFKVELFGPMAEASMSHIPLEDIAPATFKVFLRFIYTDILPEDDKLEFGDDGDSPVEMYKHLLAVADRYAVDRLKLMCAKKLWDNVSADTVAETLSYAETYSCAELKTKCIAFFAEDKNFREAVLTDGFVALVQKFPGIIAELRKKAKD; via the coding sequence ATGTGCGACTCCTGTTTTCTGCCGTTCAAGCTTCACTATGCGGAGATGAAAAAGCTCGCCACCGGTGACTTCGTCCAGTCCGATGTCATCTCTGCCGGTGGGCACCTTTGGAGTATTAGATGCTATCCACGCGGGAAGGGGGAGATGGACGATGACGACAGTGACAGCGATGATGAAGACGAGGTGGCGGCCGATTATCTTGCAATCTACCTTAGGCATATGACCAACGCTAGAGGCATCAAGGTGATCTTTGAGGCTTTTGTCATGGACAAGAACGGCGAGCCTTCTACTTCCCATGCTCGTAGAGTCGTGCATTTTTTCTCATCCAAGGTCTCCAAGTCCTTGGGCTGGTCACGGTTCCTAAAGCGAAGAAACCTCGAGTCGCGCTACGTGGTCGATGGGTGGGTGACGATTGTATGTGGAGTCATCGTCGTGCCCGACGGCGATCATCTAACTGTGCCGCCCTCAGACATAGGGAGCCAGCTTGGCCGACTCCTCGACTGTGCCGACGACGGTTCCGATGTCTCCTTCATCGTCGATCGCACGACTTTTGCAGCCCACCGGGCCGTGCTCGCCGCCCGGTCACCGGTCTTCAAGGTGGAGCTATTCGGCCCCATGGCGGAGGCTAGCATGTCGCACATCCCATTGGAAGACATTGcgcctgcaacatttaaagtCTTCCTCCGGTTCATCTACACCGACATCTTGCCTGAGGATGACAAGCTCGAGTTCGGTGACGATGGTGACTCTCCTGTTGAGATGTACAAGCATCTGCTTGCCGTGGCCGACCGCTATGCAGTGGATAGGCTGAAGCTCATGTGTGCCAAGAAGCTGTGGGATAATGTTTCGGCGGACACAGTAGCTGAAACTTTATCTTATGCTGAAACATACAGCTGCGCTGAGCTGAAAACCAAATGCATTGCTTTCTTTGCGGAGGACAAGAACTTCAGGGAGGCCGTGTTAACTGATGGTTTCGTCGCGTTGGTTCAGAAGTTCCCAGGAATTATTGCTGAGCTAaggaagaaggccaaggaCTAG
- the LOC100835960 gene encoding signal recognition particle receptor subunit beta isoform X2, which produces MDEFVRQAEAWAGEAERWIRQQPPEQIYVAAAVVAVTILVLLAASCLKSSKSNTIVLSGLSGSGKTILFYQLRDGSSHQGTVTSMEHNNDTFVLHSELERKGKIKPVHVVDVPGHARLKPKLDEFLPQAAGVVFVVDAQDFLSSMQAAAEYLYDILTKATVVKKRIPVLIFCNKTDKVTAHSKEFIKKQLEKEVNKLRESRNAISSADITDEVQLGVPGEAFNFSKCQNKVTVAEGAGLTGSVSEVEQFIREYVKA; this is translated from the exons ATGGACGAGTTTGTCCGCCAGGCCGAGGCGTGGGCGGGCGAGGCCGAGCGCTGGATCCGCCAGCAGCCCCCGGAGCAGATttacgtcgccgccgccgtggtcgcCGTCACGATTCTGGTGCTCCTCGCAG CTTCTTGTCTGAAATCCTCAAAATCAAACACCATAGTGCTCTCTGGGCTTAGTGGAAGTGGTAAAACTATACTCTTCTACCAG CTTCGCGATGGATCATCACATCAAGGGACTGTGACATCGATGGAACATAACAATGATACATTTGTGCTGCATTCAGAGCTTGAAAGG AAAGGCAAAATAAAACCtgttcatgttgttgatgttcCTGGTCATGCAAGGCTGAAACCCAAGCTTGATGAATTCCTCCCTCAGGCAGCTGGGGTTGTTTTTGTTGTGGATGCTCAGGATTTCTTGTCTAGCATGCAAGCTGCTGCAGA GTACTTATATGACATTTTGACGAAGGCAACTGTAGTGAAGAAAAGGATTCCTGTTCTGATATTCTGCAACAAGACAGACAAAGTTACAGCTCACTCAAAGGAGTTCATCAAGAAGCAGCTGGAGAAGGAAGT CAACAAGCTTCGGGAATCGAGGAATGCCATATCATCTGCTGACATCACTGACGAAGTCCAGCTTGGTGTCCCTGGAGAGGCATTCAACTTCAGCAAGTGCCAGAACAAGGTGACAGTCGCTGAAGGTGCTGGTCTTACCGGCAGTGTTTCAGAGGTGGAGCAATTCATCCGCGAGTATGTCAAGGCCTAG
- the LOC100835960 gene encoding signal recognition particle receptor subunit beta isoform X1, with protein sequence MDQQRSTAARVRYHHRHPKRVRVIIEPVTSRIRVPADPIKPSAGRHQQDLGLGVGSDWLQDGWIYPAISHLQWLELIGASCLKSSKSNTIVLSGLSGSGKTILFYQLRDGSSHQGTVTSMEHNNDTFVLHSELERKGKIKPVHVVDVPGHARLKPKLDEFLPQAAGVVFVVDAQDFLSSMQAAAEYLYDILTKATVVKKRIPVLIFCNKTDKVTAHSKEFIKKQLEKEVNKLRESRNAISSADITDEVQLGVPGEAFNFSKCQNKVTVAEGAGLTGSVSEVEQFIREYVKA encoded by the exons ATGGATCAACAGCGCAGCACAGCCGCAAGGGTGAGATATCATCATCGTCATCCAAAAAGAGTACGTGTGATCATTGAACCCGTCACGTCAAGGATCAGGGTGCCAGCCGACCCAATTAAACCGTCCGCAGGGCGGCACCAACAAGATCTTGGACTTGGAGTGGGATCTGATTGGCTGCAGGATGGCTGGATCTATCCGGCCATCTCCCATTTGCAGTGGTTGGAACTAATCGGAG CTTCTTGTCTGAAATCCTCAAAATCAAACACCATAGTGCTCTCTGGGCTTAGTGGAAGTGGTAAAACTATACTCTTCTACCAG CTTCGCGATGGATCATCACATCAAGGGACTGTGACATCGATGGAACATAACAATGATACATTTGTGCTGCATTCAGAGCTTGAAAGG AAAGGCAAAATAAAACCtgttcatgttgttgatgttcCTGGTCATGCAAGGCTGAAACCCAAGCTTGATGAATTCCTCCCTCAGGCAGCTGGGGTTGTTTTTGTTGTGGATGCTCAGGATTTCTTGTCTAGCATGCAAGCTGCTGCAGA GTACTTATATGACATTTTGACGAAGGCAACTGTAGTGAAGAAAAGGATTCCTGTTCTGATATTCTGCAACAAGACAGACAAAGTTACAGCTCACTCAAAGGAGTTCATCAAGAAGCAGCTGGAGAAGGAAGT CAACAAGCTTCGGGAATCGAGGAATGCCATATCATCTGCTGACATCACTGACGAAGTCCAGCTTGGTGTCCCTGGAGAGGCATTCAACTTCAGCAAGTGCCAGAACAAGGTGACAGTCGCTGAAGGTGCTGGTCTTACCGGCAGTGTTTCAGAGGTGGAGCAATTCATCCGCGAGTATGTCAAGGCCTAG
- the LOC100829310 gene encoding type II inositol polyphosphate 5-phosphatase 15 — MEPDDERRRKGISHSQPLPRDAVAAARHAVLSSRSADDDPIASASASACSVPYLRAGPLSRGGGEEARALPEFVGAGGGEGIFRVPRRAAMHPGRPPSLEVRPHPPRETQVCSFLRALACEPRLNQLWAGAESGVRVWALDEVFHGAPQTTARRGDEESAPFVESVPAPPALCVAVDGANKLLWTGHKDGRIRAWRMELAPAAAAVDGGEDAPLFKEVLSWQACSRTPVLSMVVTSCGEIWSGTEGGVIKAWPWNAIAKSLSLTPEEKHMAALLVEQAYIDLRNHATVGNMFSLPTTDVKHMLADHCRAKVWSLTSMTFALWDARTRELLKVFGMDGQVESARLEPPVMPEQFIEEEIRVKPTKKEKPQGSFTFFQKSWSALMGAGDAVRRVATKGTFVEDNRRTEAVAQAMDGTIWSGCTDGSIIMWDGYGNWLQEFHHHNSSVQCIKALGERMWVGYASGTIQVMDVEGNLLAGWTGHSCPVIHMAVGGSYIFTLAQHGGIRGWPLTSPGPLDDILRTELAKRELFYTRIENIKMLVGTWNVAQEKASPESLWSWLASASSDVGLVVVGLQEVEMGAGVLAMAAAKESVGLEGSANGQWWIDNIGKILDEGISFHRVGSRQLAGLLIVAWARKDLKPHVGDVDAAAVPCGFGRAIGNKGGVGLRIRVYDRRICFVNNHFAAHLENVTRRNADFDHIYRTMNFNKPHGSAVSATSVQLHKAVNANGNQPDEDRPELAEADMVVFLGDFNYRLDGITYDEARDMVSQRSFDWLRDRDQLRAEMKAGNVFQGMREGFIRFPPTYKFQRHQPGLAGYDSGEKKRIPAWCDRILYRDSCSESIGECSLQCPVVAAITSYEACMDITDSDHKPVRCTFSVDIARVDELIRRQEYGKIIASNEKLRCLLQESHCVPDTIISTNNIILDNQETVVLRIANNCGINKCAFEILCEGQSTSKQDGTEPDFVPRASFGFPQWLEVLPSIGLIEPGETIEVTVHHENHYTEEESVSGVIQNGWCEVTRDKEAVLLVNVTGSTSTETITHRINVRHCCAASPRPPPASLLSITAPTGDALSSEAHTERSSNQSQSNHLQRSDFAPFGSSDVHDLYRIQNM, encoded by the exons ATGGAGCCGgacgacgagcggcggcggaaggggaTATCGCACAGCCAACCGCTGCCGCGGGACGCGGTGGCGGCCGCCCGCCACGCGGTCCTCAGCTCGCGCAGCGCCGATGACGACCccatcgcctccgcctccgcctcggcgTGCTCCGTCCCGTACTTGCGCGCTGGGCCCTtgagccgcggcggcggcgaggaggcgcgggcgctgccggagttcgtcggcgcgggcgggggcgAGGGCATCTTCcgcgtgccgcgccgcgcggcCATGCACCCGGGCCGCCCGCCGTCGCTCGAGGTGCGGCCCCACCCGCCGCGGGAGACGCAGGTGTGCTCCTTCCTGCGGGCACTGGCCTGCGAGCCGCGGCTCAACCAGCTGTGGGCCGGGGCCGAGTCCGGGGTCCGGGTGTGGGCGCTCGACGAGGTGTTCCACGGGGCTCCGCAGACGACGGCGCGCCGGGGCGACGAGGAGAGCGCGCCCTTCGTCGAGTccgtccccgcgccgcccgcgctctgcgtcgccgtcgacggcgCCAACAAGCTGCTCTGGACGGGCCACAAGGACGGGAGGATCCGCGCGTGGCGCATGGAACtcgcgccggcggcagccgcggtggatggcggcgaggacgcgcCCCTGTTCAAGGAGGTCCTCTCGTGGCAGGCGTGCAGCCGCACGCCGGTGCTCTCCATGGTCGTGACGTCATGCG GTGAAATATGGTCAGGCACCGAAGGGGGTGTTATTAAGGCATGGCCTTGGAATGCCATAGCTAAGTCCCTGTCACTAACACCAGAAGAAAAACATATGGCTGCTTTGCTGGTCGAACAAGCGTATATTGACCTTAGAAACCATGCCACAGTTGGTAACATGTTTTCTTTACCCACTACTGATGTGAAACACATGCTTGCGGACCACTGTCGAGCGAAAGTTTGGAGTCTAACTAGCATGACATTTGCTCTTTG GGATGCTCGGACAAGGGAGCTCTTAAAAGTATTTGGCATGGATGGCCAAGTAGAGTCAGCTCGTCTAGAGCCACCGGTGATGCCAGAACAATTTATAGAGGAAGAAATCAGAGTAAAACCCACAAAGAAGGAGAAACCCCAAGGTTCTTTTACATTCTTCCAGAAATCTTGGAGTGCCTTGATGGGGGCAGGTGATGCAGTACGCAGAGTTGCAACAAAAGGGACATTCGTCGAAGATAACCGTCGAACAGAAGCAGTGGCTCAAGCAATGGATGGAACAATTTGGTCAGGCTGCACAGATGGTTCGATTATTATGTGGGATGGATATGGGAATTGGCTACAAGAGTTCCATCATCATAATTCTTCTGTTCAATGCATAAAGGCACTTGGAGAAAGGATGTGGGTGGGCTATGCCAGTGGTACTATTCAAGTCATGGATGTTGAAGGTAACCTTTTGGCAGGATGGACTGGACATAGCTGTCCAGTCATACATATGGCTGTTGGTGGTTCATACATCTTTACTTTGGCCCAGCATGGTGGTATTCGAGGATGGCCTCTAACTTCCCCAGGTCCTCTAGACGATATTCTGCGAACTGAACTGGCGAAAAGGGAGTTGTTCTATACAAGGATAGAGAACATTAAAATGCTAGTTGGAACTTGGAATGTTGCACAGGAGAAAGCATCTCCTGAATCACTTTGGTCATGGTTGGCTAGTGCATCATCTGATGTTGGGTTGGTGGTTGTTGGCTTGCAAGAGGTCGAGATGGGTGCTGGAGTTCTTGCCATGGCTGCAGCTAAAGAAAGT GTAGGGCTTGAGGGTAGTGCCAATGGGCAATGGTGGATAGACAATATTGGCAAGATACTTGATGAAGGGATATCCTTCCACCGAGTTGGTTCAAGGCAGCTGGCTGGATTACTTATTGTTGCATG GGCAAGGAAGGACCTTAAGCCACATGTTGGTGATGTTGATGCTGCTGCAGTGCCATGTGGCTTTGGACGTGCTATTGGCAACAAG GGTGGTGTTGGGTTAAGGATTAGAGTCTACGACCGCAGGATATGTTTTGTGAACAACCATTTTGCTGCACATCTGGAAAATGTTACCCGTCGTAATGCTGACTTCGATCATATTTATCGGACGATGAACTTTAACAAACCTCATGGATCTGCAG TTTCTGCTACATCTGTCCAATTGCATAAAGCTGTGAAT GCCAATGGAAATCAGCCCGATGAAGATAGACCTGAGCTTGCAGAGGCTGATATGGTTGTCTTTCTTGGTGATTTCAACTACCGACTTGATGGCATCACCTATGATGAGGCAAGAGACATGGTCTCGCAAAGGAGCTTCGACTGGCTTCGAGACAGGGATCAGCTTCGAGCAGAAATGAAGGCAGGAAATGTGTTTCAAGGAATGCGTGAAGGTTTTATTAGATTTCCCCCAACTTACAAATTCCAAAGACACCAACCGGGTCTTGCAG GGTATGATTCGGGTGAGAAGAAGAGAATACCTGCTTGGTGTGATAGAATATTGTATCGGGATAGCTGTTCCGAATCAATAGGTGAATGCTCATTACAGTGCCCAGTTGTTGCAGCAATTACATC GTATGAAGCTTGCATGGATATCACGGATAGTGATCATAAACCAGTGAGGTGTACATTTAGTGTTGATATTGCAAGAGTAGACGAGCTGATAAGAAGGCAAGAGTATGGAAAGATAATCGCATCTAATGAAAAACTACGGTGTTTGCTTCAAGAGTCCCATTGTGTTCCAGACACTATAATCAGCACAAACAATATTATATTGGACAATCAAGAAACTGTTGTCCTGCGAATAGCTAATAACTGTGGAATAAACAAATGtgcttttgaaattttgtgtgaagGCCAGTCGACCAGCAAGCAGGATGGAACAGAACCTGATTTTGTTCCAAGGGCATCCTTTGGGTTTCCACAATGGCTTGAG GTTCTACCATCAATTGGTCTCATTGAACCTGGAGAAACGATCGAAGTTACCGTGCATCATGAAAACCACTACACGGAAGAAGAATCTGTCAGCGGAGTTATACAGAACGGGTGGTGCGAAGTGACTAGAGACAAGGAGGCTGTTCTCTTGGTCAATGTGACAGGTAGCACCTCAACTGAAACCATCACACACAGGATCAATGTCCGGCACTGTTGTGCAGCGAGCCCAAGGCCCCCGCCTGCCAGTCTACTGTCCATTACCGCCCCAACTGGTGATGCTCTGTCAAGTGAAGCTCACACTGAACGTTCTTCCAATCAGAGCCAGTCGAATCATTTGCAACGTTCCGACTTCGCGCCGTTCGGTAGCTCAGACGTTCATGACCTGTACCGTATACAAAACATGTAA